The following is a genomic window from Clostridium fungisolvens.
CACTGAAATTGTCATTGTTTTAATTATCCAAAACTAATTTATGCCGATATAAATTCCCTATACCTACATATTATAATTATGTACCTTTTAACTCTTTGTATATTGAAAGCAAAAATTTTAATATCCTGTTTGTGCACTAAGAGAATCATCATTGTTTATCCACTCATCTACATAAACAATCCTAAATTCATTTTTAGTATCCCTTATAACAACCATCTCAATCCCTGCATTTATAATTAGCCTTTTACACATTGCACATGAATTAGCATCTTTTACAAATTCACCTGTATTTGCATCTTTACCTACTAAATATAATGTAGCACCAATCATATCTTTTCTAGAAGCACTTATTATTGCATTTGCTTCACTATGAACACTTCTACAAAGTTCATAATGGGTACCTCTTGGCACATTAAGTTCTTCTCTTCTGCATTTTTTTAAATCAATACAATTAGTTCTCCCTCTTGGTGCTCCAGTATATCCAGTAGAAATTATTTCATCATTCTTTACTATTATAGACCCATAATTTCTTCTTAAACAAGTTCCTCTTTCCAGAACAGTTTCTGCAATATCCAAATAATAATTATGTTTATCTCTTCTATCCATTATACTCCACCCCAAATTAGTAAAAAGGGCAAAAACGCCCTCTTACTTAGTACCAAACAATCTATCTCCAGCATCTCCAAGTCCTGGAACTATATAACCATGTTCATTTAACTTTTCATCTATGGCAGCAACATAAACATCTACATCAGGATGAACGCTAGTTACATGTTTAATTCCTTCTGGCGATGATATTAAGCACATAAGTCTAATGTTCTTACCACCCTTATTTTTCAAAAGAGTTATTGCATCAGCAGCAGATCCTCCTGTTGCAAGCATAGGGTCTACAACTATTATATCTCTTTCTGCTATGTCTTGAGGTAATTTACAGAAGTATTCAACTGGTTGTAAAGTCTCTTCATCTCTATATAATCCAATATGACCTACTTTTGCAGCTGGTATTAGCTTAAGCATCCCATCAACCATTCCTAGCCCAGCTCTAAGAATAGGTACTATTGCAACTTTTTTACCTGATAACATGTTGCATTTTGTTTTACAAATAGGCGTTTCTATTTCTACCTCTTCCATTTGAAAGTCTCTTGTAACTTCATATGCCATAAGCATTGAAACTTCTGAAACTAATTCTCTGAAGTCCTTTGATCCAGTATGTTTATCTCTTATAAATGCCAACTTGTGTAATATTAACGGATGTCCAATTTGTGTAACTTTACTCATAAAAAAATTCCTCCAATATTATTTGTTATATTTTTTTTCTATATCAGCTATTTTATTTATTCTTGTTGCATGTCTTCCACCTTCAAATTCAGCCGAAAGGAATGTATCAACAATATCTAAAGCTAAACCAGTACCAACTACTCTCTCACCCATTGCTAAAATATTAGCATCATTATGTTGTCTTGTAGCATGAGCACTAAAAGTATCAGCACAAACTGCAGCTCTTATTCCAGGAACCTTATTTGCAGCTATAGAAATTCCAATACCAGTGCCACAAATTAATATACCAAAATCAAACTGTTTTGTCACTACTGCTTCTGCAACTTGAATGGCATAATCTGCATAATCACAAGAACCTTCAGTTAATGTACCAAAATCCTTTATCTCTATTCCTTTTAATTTTAAGTGTTCTATGACTTCCCCCTTAAGTCTGAATCCGCCATGATCACTTCCAATTGCTATCCTCATAATTGCACCTCCAAAATTTATAAAAAAAGAAGACTAAAGCATTAAAAAATGCCTTTATCTTCCTTTATTTTTATCAATACTTTACCTATTATATTTTTTAATTGATCATATGTTTTTGAATAGACGTCAATAGAACCACCGTATGGATCTGAAATTTCACCCTTTACGCCAGCATATTCACATAATGAAAATACATTATTAGATTTTTTAGGAGAATTTGAAGCTATTAAATCTCTCATATAGTTAGTCATAGTCAATATTAAATCAGCATTATTTATCATATCAGAAGTGAGTTGCACTGCTGACCTTTTGCTAATATCATGAGATAGATTATTCATGACTAAACTAGCAGAGTGTTTGGAAGTCTTACTACCAGGAACAATTGAAATTCCCGCTGAATATGCTCTTACACCATCTATATCACAGATGCTATTAAATATAGCTTCAGCCATACAACTTCTACAAGTGTTACCTGTACACACAAAAAGAATATTCATACTTCCCTCCAATTTAAGCTTTTATTATATCAAACCCAGCAGCTTTTCTTAATCTATTCATTATAGCAAGGCCCATACCATCTTCAGTAAATGCTTCACTAATAATGTAATCTACTGCTGAATCATCAAACTTTCTTAATGTTTCAAAAAGATTTTTAGCTACTTCCTCAATATTATTTCTACTTCCAAGAGAAATAATATTTCCTTGTTTATATAAGTTTTTAGTTTCTTCCGTAGCCATAATACCAACTTGAAACCCTTTTTCTATATAATTTTGCACTATTTCATTTATTTTTTCAACACTTTTTTCTAAAGAACCTTCAACTATTGAAACCTTAGCCTTAGGTGCATAGTGTCTATACTTCATACCTGGAGCCTTGGGTTTAATATCTTCTGATGGTTTCTTCATAATCGCAGCATCTATATACACCTCAGGATCTACTTCTCTAAGCATTTCTAAAGTTATACCGCCTGGTCTTAACACGCAAGGCGGAGTCACTGTACAATCAATTATAGTGGATTCTAAGCCTACATTGCTTTCATTTCCTCCAATTATAAAGTCAACCTTCTCATTTAGATCTTCAATACATCTATATATATCAGTAGGACTAGGCCTACCGGATATGTTCGCAGATGGTGCAGCAATAGCAGTTTCAGAAAACTCTATAAGTTTAAGTGCTAATTTATCCTCTGGCATCCTTATTCCAATGGTGCTAAGTCCCGCTGAAGTAATATCTGGCACAATCGGCTTTTTATTGAACAAGATAGTAAGTGGTCCTGGCCAAAACTTATCCATTAGTTTTTCTGCCACCTTTGGAACATCTTGAGCATACTTTTCTACATTTTTACTTGCAACATGAATAATAAGCGGGTTATCTTGAGGTCTTCCCTTAGCAATAAATATTTTTTTTACCGCATTCTCGTTTAAAGCATCCGCTCCAAGCCCATAGACAGTTTCAGTTGGGAAAACTACCGTTCCACCACTTTTTATGCATTCTGCTGCTCTTTTAATATCATCTACACTTTCTTCAACATTATTAATTATTTTTACTTCAGTTTTCAAAACAATTCACTTCCTCTAGATCTTAAATCTCAAGTTGGCCTCTTGCAATCTTCACATTCTCTATACTTAGATCTGTATATACCGCTTTGACACAATTTCTATACACCAAATCTAATAGCTGATATTTTAAGAGCCCTCCATGTTTTATAATAGTAAAATAATATAATTCTTCTGGCTTAAGTATTTTTATCTTTCTATATTCATTTGCAACATAGGGATATTTCTTAAAAAAACTTTTTGTTATCGGCTTCATGAATTTATTTCTAAGTTTCACTGTAGTGACAATTATCATTTCCATGTTTTCGTCTTTTCCTTCAGTATGAACTAAAACAACTTTATCACACAATATAACATTTTCACTTTTCAAAATCCCTGTTCTTATCCTTAGCTTGTTATTTGAACACTGAAAATCAATAGCTATACTATTTGCAACAGCAAAAATAGCAATTAATATGAATACCTCTAAAAAAGCCAAATAACTAGTATAAAATATAGTAGTCTTTCCTAGAAGAAATACTATTATAGGTAGAGCAAAAAAGAGAAATAACATACTTAACAAAAATAATCTATACGACTTTTTTTGCTTCTTTACAGCCTTTGAGATATGCATAGCAGCTACTCTCCTTTATTAATCGTATTATTTAAGCCCTACATTTTCATGTAAGGCTTAAAAATTAAACTAATTAAAAATCAGTATTTCCCATAGCTTTCATCTTTTCAGCTTGGTCTGCAGTTATAAGACCTTGGATCATCTCTTCCATATCTCCATTTAAGAATGAGTCTAGTTTATAAAGAGTTAATCCAATTCTATGATCTGACACTCTTCCTTGAGGATAATTGTATGTTCTTATTCTTTCACTTCTATCCCCTGTTCCAACTTGGCTCTTTCTATCTTCAGCTATACCAGCAGCTCTTTCAGCCTCAGCTCTTTCAAAAAGTCTTGATCTCAAAACTTTCATAGCCTTTTCTTTGTTCTTAAGCTGTGATTTTTCATCTTGACATGATACAACAAGTCCTGTTGGTAGATGCGTTATTCTTACAGCTGAATCTGTTGTATTTACACACTGTCCACCGTGTCCAGATGCTCTAAACACATCGATTCTAATATCTTTGTCACTGATATCTATTTCTACATCATCAACTTCAGGTAATACAGCTACTGTAGCAGTTGATGTATGAATTCTACCACTTGATTCTGTGTCAGGAACTCTTTGAACTCTGTGAACGCCCGATTCAAACTTAAGTCTTGAATATGCGCTGTCACCTCTTAGCATGAATACAACTTCTTTAAATCCGCCAATATCAGTTTCATTTGTACTCATAAGTTCAACTTTCCATCTATGATTTTCAGCGTATCTTGTATACATTCTAAAAAGATTTGCAGCAAACAAAGCTGCTTCTTCTCCACCAGCACCTGCTCTGATTTCTATAAATACGTTCTTATCATCATTAGGATCCTTTGGAAGTAATAAAACTTGCAAATCATTTTCTAATGTATTTTTTTGTTCAGAAAGTTCTTTTATTTCTTCTTGAACCATTTCTCTCATTTCTCTATCATTTTCTTCAGCTAACATTTCTTTATTGGTTTCTATCTCATCTAAAACATCTTTATACTGTCTATACTTATTTACGACTATTTCTAGTTCCGCATGTTCTTTACAAAGTTTTCTCCACTCGTTTTGATTAGCCATGATAGATGGGTCTGATATTTTTACCGAAAGTTCATCATACTTATTTTCTATAAAGTTTAATCTATCTAATATCATCCTATCACTCCGTAATAATAAATTTCATATTTTTTTATTATATCATATATATTCCTATCATATCAATAGGAAATATATATCCACTACTTTACACTTAAACTTATATTTTCAATCTGTCACACAAAAACTATGAAAGTTATAAAAATATATCTTGAATTCAAGTAGTTCATCATTATAAATGAATAACTTTTGGGTTAAATTTATATTTTTAAAGTTATCCATCTTTAACACTATTAGATTTAAATCATCTAATTGCAGTTACAACTCTATCAAGTGATGCCAGGTCCTTAACTATTTTAACATTTTTATATCCTTTTTCAAGTAGTAATTCTTTTACAGCTTCACCTTGATCATAACCTATCTCAAAAGCTATGGTTCCGCCTTCCTTTAGAACTTTTACACTGTCATCAATTATTCTTCTGTAAAAATCAAGACCATCTTCCCCACCACTAAGCGCTACAATAGGCTCATAGTCCTTAACATCTTCCATTAATGTAGGAATAATATCTTCCTTAATATAAGGTGGGTTAGAGACAATTACATCGTAAGTTTTATTTTCCTTTATAACTTCTTCTAATAGATTGCTTTTTATAAATCTGCATCTTTCTTCTAAGTTTAAATCAATGATATTTTTTTTCGTAACTAACTCTGGGGTATTTTCTATATCTATAAAATCAACCTTAACATTCTTTTGATTTTTTGCTATGGCAATGCCTATAGCACCACTACCGCAACATAAGTCACATAAATCAATTGCTTCCTCATCCTTAATTATACCCAAAACTTCATCCACTAAAACCTCTGTATCCGCTCTCGGAATTAGAACACCTTTCTCAACATGTAATTCTATTCCATAAAACTCCGCTTGTTCAAGAATATACTTTATAGGCATTTTATTTTCTCTTTTTTCAATGAGATCATAGAATTCCTTACATTTTTCTTCTTCAACTAATTCTTCTCTATGAGTAATTAGATAAAGCTTATCTTTATCTATTACCTTTCCTAAGATAAGTTGACAATCCAAAACATAACTATCTATTGCTGCTG
Proteins encoded in this region:
- a CDS encoding deaminase is translated as MDRRDKHNYYLDIAETVLERGTCLRRNYGSIIVKNDEIISTGYTGAPRGRTNCIDLKKCRREELNVPRGTHYELCRSVHSEANAIISASRKDMIGATLYLVGKDANTGEFVKDANSCAMCKRLIINAGIEMVVIRDTKNEFRIVYVDEWINNDDSLSAQTGY
- the upp gene encoding uracil phosphoribosyltransferase, producing the protein MSKVTQIGHPLILHKLAFIRDKHTGSKDFRELVSEVSMLMAYEVTRDFQMEEVEIETPICKTKCNMLSGKKVAIVPILRAGLGMVDGMLKLIPAAKVGHIGLYRDEETLQPVEYFCKLPQDIAERDIIVVDPMLATGGSAADAITLLKNKGGKNIRLMCLISSPEGIKHVTSVHPDVDVYVAAIDEKLNEHGYIVPGLGDAGDRLFGTK
- the rpiB gene encoding ribose 5-phosphate isomerase B codes for the protein MRIAIGSDHGGFRLKGEVIEHLKLKGIEIKDFGTLTEGSCDYADYAIQVAEAVVTKQFDFGILICGTGIGISIAANKVPGIRAAVCADTFSAHATRQHNDANILAMGERVVGTGLALDIVDTFLSAEFEGGRHATRINKIADIEKKYNK
- a CDS encoding low molecular weight protein arginine phosphatase, with protein sequence MNILFVCTGNTCRSCMAEAIFNSICDIDGVRAYSAGISIVPGSKTSKHSASLVMNNLSHDISKRSAVQLTSDMINNADLILTMTNYMRDLIASNSPKKSNNVFSLCEYAGVKGEISDPYGGSIDVYSKTYDQLKNIIGKVLIKIKEDKGIF
- a CDS encoding L-threonylcarbamoyladenylate synthase; the encoded protein is MKTEVKIINNVEESVDDIKRAAECIKSGGTVVFPTETVYGLGADALNENAVKKIFIAKGRPQDNPLIIHVASKNVEKYAQDVPKVAEKLMDKFWPGPLTILFNKKPIVPDITSAGLSTIGIRMPEDKLALKLIEFSETAIAAPSANISGRPSPTDIYRCIEDLNEKVDFIIGGNESNVGLESTIIDCTVTPPCVLRPGGITLEMLREVDPEVYIDAAIMKKPSEDIKPKAPGMKYRHYAPKAKVSIVEGSLEKSVEKINEIVQNYIEKGFQVGIMATEETKNLYKQGNIISLGSRNNIEEVAKNLFETLRKFDDSAVDYIISEAFTEDGMGLAIMNRLRKAAGFDIIKA
- the prfA gene encoding peptide chain release factor 1, coding for MILDRLNFIENKYDELSVKISDPSIMANQNEWRKLCKEHAELEIVVNKYRQYKDVLDEIETNKEMLAEENDREMREMVQEEIKELSEQKNTLENDLQVLLLPKDPNDDKNVFIEIRAGAGGEEAALFAANLFRMYTRYAENHRWKVELMSTNETDIGGFKEVVFMLRGDSAYSRLKFESGVHRVQRVPDTESSGRIHTSTATVAVLPEVDDVEIDISDKDIRIDVFRASGHGGQCVNTTDSAVRITHLPTGLVVSCQDEKSQLKNKEKAMKVLRSRLFERAEAERAAGIAEDRKSQVGTGDRSERIRTYNYPQGRVSDHRIGLTLYKLDSFLNGDMEEMIQGLITADQAEKMKAMGNTDF